The sequence below is a genomic window from Clostridia bacterium.
TTACTTTCCCAATCTCCGGAATCAACCGGTGAAACCGGTCAAACCCCATCGCATGAACAGCCGTAGCGCCCCGGTGATTGCCCAAACCGATGACCAGCATTTTCATTAAACCGCTTTCAAAAGCAGCTTTGAAATCCGTATGTGCTTTCACCCGGTTAATGATCACAATTCCATCGGCCTCAAAAGCATGTTTATCAATATAAACAGGCACTCCTGCTTCAAAAGTACCAAGCTCCACTACTTCCATGCCTGATAGTACCGGGACGGCCATGGTGTCCTCCGAAATCCCGTATGCTTTTAATATCTCTCTTTGTCCCTCCGGATCCGCTCCGCCGTGACTACCCATGGCCGGTACGATAAAGGGGTAACCGCCTTGCCGTTTAATGTTCTCAATAACATGCCTGACGATAGTTCGAAGGTTATCAATCCCCCGGCTGCCTACCGCAACCGCAATGCGCTGCCCGGGCTTAATTTGATCCAATATGCCCTTTTTCCCTAATTCCTCATCAATTGTCTTTTCTATCTGCGCCAATGCCTGGCCGGCAAAATACTGCTCCACGGGAACCAGCTCCGGAAAGTCACAATCATATCCCCCGTCAATCTTGACAGACAGCTTTTCAAACACGGGTTTGCCTCCTCAAATTTCTCTTTACGGTAATTCCTAGGCCGGTCCCTTCGAACCACAATTAAGCCATACCTAGGAGTCTGGGCAGGAACATCACTATCTCAGGAACCAGGATAAAGAGCAGCAATACAAGACAAAGTACAATAATAATCGGGACTACTTGTTTGACAATGGCCTCAAATGATACCCCTGCTATACCTTGGGCGACAAACAAGTTTACTCCAAGAGGAGGAGTTAAGAAACCGATACACAAGTTAATGGTCATAACAACCCCAAAAAACATGGGATCCCATCCTACATTCTTAATAATGGGAACCAGCAATGGCGCCAAGAGGACAATATTGGAAATGGTATCCATAAACATGCCGCCGATCAGGAGAATACCCATGCAAATCAGCATAATTCCTAAAGGACTTTGGGTAACGCCTAACATCCAAGCAGTAATCATTTCTGGTATTCTTTCGATGGTTAATAAACGGCCAAAAGTATTGGCACCGCCTAAAACAATCATGACGATGGCGGATAGAATGGCCGCCTCCTCAAGACACTCGGTGAAAACTTTCCAGTTGAGATCTTTTGTCACGAACAAACCAACCAAGATAGCATAAACACAACCAACAACGGCTGATTCCGTGGGAGTGAAAAAGCCTCCGTAAATACCTCCTAAGACAATGATCGGCATCAGCAAAGCCCATTTGGCATCCCAGCATTGTTTCAGGACCCAAAGGAAACCGCCTTCCCGCGGCATGCCCAAATAGCCTCTTTTCTTGGACACGAAATAGTTGTAGAACATTAACGCAACTCCCATGATAATACCGGGAACAATGCCGGCAGTGAACATACCAATAACTGATACGCCAACGGTGGCCCCGTAAACGATCATGGGTATACTGGGAGGGATGACCGGACCAATAGTACTGCCACCGGCCACTAGTGCAGCGGTATAATCGGCGCTATAGCCTCTTTTGGACATGGCAGGGATCATGATTGCTCCAATAGCGGCCACAGTTGCCGGTCCTGAACCGGAGATAGCGGCAAAAAGCACACAAGCTACAATCGCCGCCATACCTAAACCGCCGGCTACGCTGCCGATAACAGCCTCACCAACTCTCACAAGACGGTTTGCAATATCGGTTTTACCCATCAATTCCCCGCATAACATAAAAAAAGGAATAGCCATCAAGGAAAAGGAATCCGCTGTGATGACCATATTTTGCGACAGCATGCTAAACAAGGGACTGCCGGGATAAAAGACGATTAACGCCAAAGCACTGGATAAGGCCAACGTTACGGCAATTGGAACCGTTAATATCAACCCTGCAGCGATGGCGCCAAACAATAACGCAACCATTCAACCTCAACCTCCTTAACTCGGACTTCTGCTTCGAATTAACCCTTACTGAAAAACCACTCTTTAAGAGCAGGCAGCAGGCACACCTGAATGAAGCGAATACCCATACCTAACAATCCCAAGAAACCGGCCAAATACATGATCCAAATCGGGACCATGGGCATACCGGTGAACACTTGCCCTTTAGCCGCCACATTAACGGTCAATTCAAGCAACTTGTAAGACAAAAAAAGGCAGAACACAGCCGCAATAAGATCTCCGATGAAGAATAATACTTTCCCCTTCTTTTCCCCTAAGGCCA
It includes:
- a CDS encoding TRAP transporter large permease, coding for MVALLFGAIAAGLILTVPIAVTLALSSALALIVFYPGSPLFSMLSQNMVITADSFSLMAIPFFMLCGELMGKTDIANRLVRVGEAVIGSVAGGLGMAAIVACVLFAAISGSGPATVAAIGAIMIPAMSKRGYSADYTAALVAGGSTIGPVIPPSIPMIVYGATVGVSVIGMFTAGIVPGIIMGVALMFYNYFVSKKRGYLGMPREGGFLWVLKQCWDAKWALLMPIIVLGGIYGGFFTPTESAVVGCVYAILVGLFVTKDLNWKVFTECLEEAAILSAIVMIVLGGANTFGRLLTIERIPEMITAWMLGVTQSPLGIMLICMGILLIGGMFMDTISNIVLLAPLLVPIIKNVGWDPMFFGVVMTINLCIGFLTPPLGVNLFVAQGIAGVSFEAIVKQVVPIIIVLCLVLLLFILVPEIVMFLPRLLGMA
- a CDS encoding TRAP transporter small permease, which gives rise to MLKRLALFLDDFEKNLIIVIFTVLLILVFSQVITRYVFSFTFSWAEQMARLMFVWISLIGASLAAKKKQHLRVSFVAVALGEKKGKVLFFIGDLIAAVFCLFLSYKLLELTVNVAAKGQVFTGMPMVPIWIMYLAGFLGLLGMGIRFIQVCLLPALKEWFFSKG